One Chryseobacterium indoltheticum DNA segment encodes these proteins:
- a CDS encoding MFS transporter translates to MMFDKRILPLAIGGLAIGTTEFTIMGLLPDIANTLQITIPQAGHLIAAYALGVVIGAPILIGYSVKFPPKKVLLTLMVIFTIFNALSAIAPDYNSMLIIRFLSGLPHGAFFGVGTVVASRMAGKGKEALYISLMFTGLTVANLAMVPLVTYIGHAFHWRWYFAIVGVIGIATLLALKLWLPAMERKEDSHFLEELKFLKGKQSWLVLMITAIGFGGLFTWFSYITPLMTVVSKIESSYMAYVMILAGGGMVVGNLAGGFLSDKLGPEKTCVLLLFLMMCSLSGVFFLSEYQSISLVLTFICGALSMSVAAPINIMMMKAAPKSEMMAAAFMQAAFNIANAMGAFLGGIPLEHGLPYNYPSLVGVGMTVIGLSISIIYFYLYRSPNINDKEIAVECATCDQ, encoded by the coding sequence ATGATGTTTGATAAAAGAATTTTGCCTTTGGCAATCGGTGGTTTGGCCATTGGAACTACAGAATTTACGATTATGGGATTGCTTCCCGATATTGCAAATACACTGCAGATTACCATTCCACAAGCGGGACATTTAATTGCGGCGTACGCTTTGGGAGTTGTAATTGGCGCACCTATTTTAATTGGATATTCTGTAAAATTCCCTCCCAAAAAAGTGTTGCTTACTTTGATGGTGATCTTCACCATTTTTAATGCATTGTCTGCTATCGCTCCTGATTATAACTCGATGTTAATTATCAGATTTCTGTCTGGTTTACCACACGGAGCATTTTTCGGAGTCGGAACCGTAGTCGCATCAAGAATGGCCGGGAAAGGGAAGGAGGCATTATACATTTCACTTATGTTTACAGGATTAACGGTCGCTAATTTGGCGATGGTTCCTTTAGTTACTTACATCGGACATGCTTTTCACTGGCGTTGGTATTTTGCCATTGTGGGAGTAATTGGGATTGCCACGTTATTGGCTTTAAAGCTTTGGCTTCCGGCAATGGAAAGAAAAGAAGACAGTCATTTTTTAGAAGAACTAAAATTTCTCAAAGGCAAACAATCGTGGTTGGTATTAATGATTACAGCCATCGGTTTTGGTGGATTATTCACTTGGTTTAGTTACATCACGCCGTTGATGACGGTTGTCTCAAAAATTGAAAGTAGCTACATGGCGTATGTTATGATTCTTGCCGGTGGCGGAATGGTTGTGGGAAATTTAGCGGGAGGCTTTCTTTCAGATAAATTAGGCCCGGAAAAAACATGTGTATTGTTGTTATTCTTAATGATGTGTTCTTTATCAGGTGTATTTTTTCTTTCAGAATATCAAAGTATTTCTTTGGTGCTAACATTTATTTGTGGAGCTTTATCGATGTCAGTTGCAGCTCCAATTAATATTATGATGATGAAAGCAGCACCAAAAAGTGAAATGATGGCTGCAGCTTTTATGCAGGCTGCCTTTAATATTGCGAATGCAATGGGTGCTTTTTTAGGAGGTATTCCTTTAGAGCATGGTTTGCCTTACAATTATCCGTCGCTGGTAGGAGTAGGAATGACGGTTATTGGGTTAAGCATTAGTATTATTTATTTTTATCTGTACAGATCGCCAAATATAAATGACAAGGAAATTGCGGTAGAATGTGCTACCTGTGACCAATAA
- a CDS encoding SpoIIAA family protein, whose translation MITILNDAPENVAAFNATGDVTKEDFENLVIPYVKSKVEQFDELNYLLYLDTDLGNFTMGAWLQDALLGIKNITKWNRAAIVTDKEGVQNFTDIFSVLMPGEFKSFPKENLYNALYWCQNGNEVQSD comes from the coding sequence ATGATAACAATACTTAATGATGCTCCGGAAAATGTTGCCGCTTTCAATGCAACAGGTGATGTAACCAAAGAAGATTTTGAGAATCTCGTAATCCCTTATGTGAAGAGTAAAGTAGAACAATTTGATGAATTAAACTACCTTCTTTATCTGGATACCGATCTAGGTAATTTCACGATGGGAGCATGGCTTCAGGATGCACTTTTAGGAATAAAAAACATCACAAAATGGAACCGCGCAGCTATTGTAACAGACAAAGAAGGCGTGCAGAATTTCACAGATATTTTCAGTGTTTTAATGCCTGGAGAATTTAAATCTTTCCCAAAAGAAAATCTTTATAACGCTTTATACTGGTGTCAAAACGGGAACGAAGTTCAAAGCGATTAA